The Desulfobacterales bacterium sequence GCTCTGGATTATGGTCAGCGGGTGCAAAAGGAGCGGCTGGATCCACAGATCGGGCTGTTTGACGGTGCCGTCAATCCGCAGGTCATCAATGCACCGGGTCTGCCCGATATTGAAGAGTGGTCGGAAAATCAGCGTCTGGCATTTGAAAAGGAATCCCTCGGGTTTTACGTCAGCGGACATCCGTTAAAGCACTATTCAGATTTGCTCGATAAATTTACCAATGCCAATGCGATTTCGATCAAGGAATTAAAAAACGGCAACGCGGTTCGAATTGGCGGACTGATTCGCAGCATCAAGATTATCAAAACCAAAAGAGGTGATTTGATGGCCTTTGTCACCATTGAAGACCTGCATGGGGCAGTAGAGGCCACGATTTTTTCACGCGTGTACACCCGCATCAGTGATCTGCTGGTTGAGGACAATGCCATCTTTATTCAGGGACAGATTCAAAAGGATGAGCAAGCCGTAAAAATACTGGCTGAAAAAGTAGTGGCCATGGAAAAAGCAGAAGAAACATGGACCGCCAGCGTCCATTTTAACCTGGAAATTGCGCGCACCGATCGCGAAGCACTTATCAAACTGCATGACATTTTTACCAAGCACGCGGGCAACTGTAAGGCCTACCTGCATTTACGCAACACCGACAACTCCGACGCCATTATCGCGCTGCCCAACTCGATGAAGATAAGGGCCGGAAGCGCATTGGAGCGGGAAGTCAATGAATTGCTGGGGTACAATGCTGTCGAAACCCTGTGTATGGCAGCCAAAACCGAACCCAGACCCAATAACTACCGCGCGGGCTGGTTCAATAAGCGCCAGTGATGTCTCCTTAAATAATACTCACGCAAAGCGGCAGAGCTCGCAAAGAAAAAGGATCTAAACAATTAAGAACTCTTGGCGTCTTTGCGCCTTTGCGAGAGACTTAAGGTATTATTACATTGTAGATGCTTTTTTGTTTGATTATCCAACGGTGATCACACCTTATAATTCAAAGATAGAGGAAACAATGACAGACAATGACCTTCCTGTGTATCCAGTTTTGCTGGCCGGCGGCACCGGCACGCGGCTATGGCCCATCTCCCGGGAACTATACCCCAAACAGCTGGTGAAGTTTGTCGGTGAAGATTCATTGCTGCAAAACACCATCAGGCGCCTGCCACCGCTGCTCGACACCGAACATGTCAGAGTCGTCTGTGGGCAGCGACATTTTTATCACACGGCTCAGCAAATCGAGAAGCTGGGGCTCAAATCCGGAAACAAACTGATCGGCGAGCCCAGCGGCCGCAATACGGCCCCGGCGATCTTGCTGGCGTTGCTGCATATTTTGGCAACTGAAGAAGATGCGGTTTTATGTATCTTTCCAGCCGATCATGTCATTCAAAATCAAGATGCATTCCATGACCGGCTAAAAGCTGCCATTGCACTGGCTGGTGATGGGTTTATCGTTACGTTTGGCATTCAGCCCCATTATCCTGAAACCGGATATGGCTATGTCGAGGGAGGGGAAAAGGCATCCCACGGCGCCTATGTGCTCAAACGATTTGTTGAGAAACCCGATCTCGCCACTGCCAAAAAATACATCAAGACCGGCAAATTTTTCTGGAACAGCGGCATGTTCGCTTTCAGAGCTTCAATTATTCTGGCTGAGTTTAAAACCCATCAACCCGAACTGCTTGAGCAGATGCAAGCGATTTTTGCGGTTGATAAAACCATCCCCCAAAAAGCGTATGATCAGCTGGCAGATATCTCCATTGATTATGCCATAATGGAAAAGACGGCCAAAGGTGTTGTGCTGCCTTCTGATTTTGGCTGGAGTGATATTGGTTCCTGGAAATCTCTGTATGATTTTCTGGAAAAAGATGCCGATAACAATGTCATCGACGGGGATGTCATGGTGCAAAATACCCGCAACAGTTTGA is a genomic window containing:
- a CDS encoding mannose-1-phosphate guanylyltransferase/mannose-6-phosphate isomerase, with amino-acid sequence MTDNDLPVYPVLLAGGTGTRLWPISRELYPKQLVKFVGEDSLLQNTIRRLPPLLDTEHVRVVCGQRHFYHTAQQIEKLGLKSGNKLIGEPSGRNTAPAILLALLHILATEEDAVLCIFPADHVIQNQDAFHDRLKAAIALAGDGFIVTFGIQPHYPETGYGYVEGGEKASHGAYVLKRFVEKPDLATAKKYIKTGKFFWNSGMFAFRASIILAEFKTHQPELLEQMQAIFAVDKTIPQKAYDQLADISIDYAIMEKTAKGVVLPSDFGWSDIGSWKSLYDFLEKDADNNVIDGDVMVQNTRNSLILSHNRLIAANHLQDMAVVETSDSVFVSDLENSREVKSFVARLKDQERDEYQRHRSVNHPWGVFKLLEQQERYMVAELTVDRGASLELPVDPGAICHLLVLSGRAIINTASGKKELSSGEAFSTNETQKITIENITKAELQLLHIKLATAAGD